Genomic segment of Hippocampus zosterae strain Florida chromosome 12, ASM2543408v3, whole genome shotgun sequence:
AAGTAGGTGAGACACTGTGCCCGACCAGTGGCTCATTTTTCCACATCCCACCCGATCGTGTTTGTAGGAAACCCagcgatgcctttttttttaattgtgttaatTAAAGTTCCTCTTGTGTATCCGTTTTCCATGCCGTGGCTTGTCACTTTTTGTCTCAACTTTGAAAGAGGATATCCAAGTTGAGAACAAGGAGAACCAGTGGATGGGGGTCACGGTACAGAGTCAAGGACCTGGGGGAAAGATTGTGGTAAGTATCGTATTGAGGATTATGAATCCGCCCCTTTTGCCGAGTAGACTCCTCATTGGACAGCTGCTTCTGCtctgtattgcatttttttttctgccaaaaatcaGTATCGGACTCAAAAACTCCACATCAGTCAGGCTCTAGTGATGTGTCACATTAGGTTGTCTAGACTGCCCTAAATCAATCTGTCAAaagtcttcaccccccccccccccccgaaaaaaaacaaactgtgaaATGAATGGCAGTGACTACAACTGAGAAAATCTTGTGCTTCAGACGTGCGCTCACCGCTACCAAAGGCGCATGTTTGTGAACACGCCCCAGGAGGCCCGTGACATCACCGGCCGCTGCTACGTCCTGAGCCAAGACCTGACCATCGACGAGTCGTCGGACGAGGACGGCGGCAACTGGAACTTCTGCGATGGCAGGGCCAGAGGACACGAGATGTTCGGGTCGTGTCAGCAGGGTCTCGCCGCCACTTTCACCAAGGACTACCATTACCTGGTGTTCGGAGCGCCTGGAGCGTACAACTGGAAAGGTCTGAAAAGGACGCCTTTGAAATGCTAACGGGGACTccgttgggtgtgtgtgtgtgtgtgtgtgtgtgagactgatTGACTTTTCTCCCCATCAGGCATCGTACGGGtggagcaaaaaaacaacaccctgTTGGAGATGGGCGTGTATGACGACGGGCCTTATGAAGTGGGCGATGAGCTGGTCTTGAACCCGGAGCTCGTACCTGTACCTGCCAATAGCTACCTCGGTGAGACACGAAAGCTTGCCGCTTGAGGAGAGTTATGTTCCCTGGATCGTAACCGCTCAAAATAAACAGGAACAAGGAGTAATCTAGACTTTCAACGAACTGTCAACGATTCTTGTGAATTCTGACATTTAGGATTCTCTCTGGACTCTGGACACAGCATCACCAGGAGGCGTGGCTTAACGGTGGTGGCTGGCGCGCCCAGAGCCAATCACAGCGGAGCCGTGCTGCTGCTGAGGAAAGAGAAACAAGGCTCGAACCGACTTGCGGTGGACCACACCCTGCTCGGCCCGGGGCTGGCGTCCTCTTTTGGATACGATGTGGCCGTAGCAGACCTAAATGGGGACGGGTGGGTTGCACTTTCTCATTCGTCTGCCAAGACGaaaagaccatttcagaatgttACACGTCGGGTTACTCCTGGGTGTCAGAGAAAGTGATTGACAACAGCTGACCTGAACTGTTAACGACACAAACTTGTGAGCGTTCGTATAATGTCGTCATGTACGAAAACGCTGATCTCGTGTCTATTTGACCCAGATGGCAGGACATAGTCGTGGGAGCGCCCCAGTTCTACATGAAGGACAAAGACGTCGGAGGGGCCGCTTACGTTTACATCAACCAGGCGGGACGATGGCCAGGCGGCGCTCCCGTCCGTCTCAATGGGACGAGAGACTCCATGTTTGGTCTGGCGGTGGAGAACATTGGAGACGTCAATCAAGACTCTTATCAAGGTGATGGAGGGGGCGCTGATGTGCTTTATTATTCCCCGGAATATTGTTGCATGaactgttcccccccccccccccccgcccagatATCGCCATCGGAGCACCTTATGATGACGGCGGTGCCGGAATGGTCTACATTTATCATGGCTCTGCACGGGGAATAAGCACACGCCCGGCTCAGGTTGATTGGATTTATAGATCGTATGGAATACTTCAGTGATAGATTTATTTGTCAGCTTACTTTTCCAGAATAAATCAGATATAACGTCTCATTGTCGTAAACgtgaatttcatgtttttgtttcattgtgcaACTGCTGCAGGTTTTGACGGTTGAATTacttccgttttttttaaatttttgattTCAGATTATTTCCGGCAAAGATTACAACATCCGACTGTTTGGCTATTCTCTGGCAGGGAACATGGACCTGGACGGCAATTCTTATCCGGACCTTGCCGTGGGCTCTCTGTCAGACTCGGCACTCATTTACAGGTTTTGTATTTCCACACGTGACACCATATTTGTGCAAATATGATTTGGGAGCATTTATTGACTTCGCATTAGGTCagggattgattgatttgacacattttttttcctcacgcaTACATAACTTTCTTGTTATGCATGActtaataattaatattattcTATGCCATTAATGAGGTCATAGTTTGTGATCATTTACACGTGTGCATAAaagcggatttgaaaaaaaatcatttcattgtttttcaggGCAAGACCAGTCATTAGTATCCACCAAAAGGTCAAAATCTCCCCACGGGAAATTGACCTGACCATAAAGAACTGTGGAAACAACATCTggtaaatattcattcaataTCGTTTCATAACGGAAACTCCGTTCAGTGTAACGAAGCAAACGTCTCCTTTCTGTCTTTAGCTTCACTGTGGATTCTTGCTTCAGCTACAAGGCAAACCCCGCATCTTACAATCCAAGAATAAGTACGTCAATCATCTTTTTTCATCACGGAAGACTTCTTCTGTCTCGCATCTGATTCGGTCCTCTTCCGCCGCAGCTCTCGGATATTCTGTGGAGGCGGACGGAATGCGCCGGAAACAAGGGTTGGTCTCCAGAGTCgtgtttttgaacaaatccGACTCGGAAACAGAACACCAGTTTAACGGCACCGTGGACCTCCGAGGACAAAAGCAGGAAACGTGCATTAAGATAAAAGCCAAGTTGAAGGTGAAAAGAAAACGCCgaggatcataaagcatcaacaccatACATCTAACGTGCACACAATCGTGAacccgtgttttgttttttgttattagCTAGCATACTAGCCAAATTAATATGCTAACGCTCAAACGGCCGTAACGTCACGTATTGGCAAACAAATGAGTTTTTAAGCGAATAACCCAAAAATATCTGTGAAATGTTGGGCCACGGATAAaccaaaatcaaaaatattaGGACACGCCCGCTTAACTGGTTCATTAATCAGTTGCGGAGGTAGGCTCTTGAATCACAAATAAGTCATTAGCCAAAACGTTTTCTGCTTCCGACATCGTGGGAACATTTTCGGAAGGGCCCTTTCTCCTCTTCGCGCATGACTATGTCCCAGTGCACTAGactgtgacctttgacctcacaaATGCGCCTCTGGATGAACGGACAAACATTCCCATAGACACACTCAAATCTCTTCAATATTTCCAAAGAGTGGTTGCTATCATCTGTGCAATTTCACAATTTGCCTTCCCTGTTTTTTCACATGCCACGTTTCTTCTTTTGTCAAAGAAACATAACTTGAcacctttgttttttgttgttgttgttttttttttttaattttttttatacaggacAATATTAAGGATAAGATGCGAAGCATTCCCATCGAGGTGTCTGCACATATAGTTGGTACCAAGCGACAAAAGGCAAAGAGCGGCCTCCCGCCGCTGATGCCAATTTTGGACTCTTCTCAGTCTAACAAAGAAACCGTTGAGGTAAAAGCGACGAGTCATTTTGTCAgtaagtcaacgtgctaacagCTCGCTCTTTATCGCATTTGTTTTTGGAGGTGAATTTTGTAAAGGAAGGATGCGGAAGTGATCATGTTTGTCGCAGTAACCTGATGATGGACTACAAATTGCTGTACAAGCAAAGCAATCAAGACATTTACTCGCCTTTGCCCACGTGAGTAACGGAAAGAAcctcttgaaaataaaatcctcagAGGGGGAAGTCATGCGTTACAACAGTGTACGTCTTCAAAAAACTAAATTAACCATGAATTGCGAAGAAAGGAATACACAAAATAttgtacatttcaacattttcttttaattggTCTAAATTTGGCAAGCTAGCGGTGACGATGAGCAGATAAATGACCCCTGCATTAGTGGTGTGCGGGCGCCCTCTAGTGGTCTTGGAAATAATAACTGCCCAAGTACACCCGTTTTCAATGCATTTGCAGTTaataagcggtccagaaaatggatggatggatggattaagatTATTGTGAGACCGCTGGAAGCACTCACACGTTATTTTACACCTGTTTTATTGTCCTAACCTATTTGATGTGCTTCTACGCGCACAATTCTCCACCCATTGTCACCACTGCAACTTCAAAGCATATTCCAAAACTTCACACCATTCGTGatattatttttctcatttgaatAATCGAGTTTTGCCACACTCCTCTTTTTATTTAAATCTcactgctaaaaaaaacaaacaagaaacctCACCATTCATTTCCCATGACACATTCAACATAACAGATTCACACGGTTCTCATTCCATTCAGATCATTCAATTCACCTGAGGCAAAAGCGACAGAAAACGAAATTTGGAGAAATTAGAGTTCCTATACACGTTTTCAGTAGCTACTGTTTATGCAAAGTGCTTCCTTTCTGGGTCCATAGAAGGGACAACGTGTCTGTGTTTCATCTGACGTACGAGAGGAAGGACTTGGCTTTGCGGCTGACCGTCAGCAACATGAACGGTGATGACGCCTATGAAGCCAAGCTGATGGGCTCGTTCCCCGACACGCTGTCGTATTCGGGTGTCCGCTCACATCGCACCACGGTAAAGTAGATAACCAAGGGCTATGTTATTGTAAAAGATCTGACAGTACCTAAAACAAGAGTTGTATCGCGCTCGGtgacttgaaagaaagaaaatgtttaacGCGAGGAGAAATCAAGCGAAAGGTTGCTTCTTGTCAAAAGACTCGGATCACTAAAATGCGGACATCTGTACTTAGGCCCACTTCGACCACTGAAAATATCAGAACAAATGCCGTACTAGTTTGGATTTTATGgacgttgtttttttctcctcatagATGCATGCACGCCGTGGAGAAAAAGTTGAATCTTGCCTAACATCAGATAAAGCTCAATAAGCTTCTGTAGTTAGCGCCAAATATTACCAAAAAGCCTGccgcagaaataaaataaattgtgctgtcaaacgattaaaatatttaattgcgATCAAATGCATAATTTCGTAGTTAACTCAGAATTAGCCATAattaatcacaattttttttatctattctaaatttcttttgatttctttttctcctatttttcccattttaatgatctcatcaacatggaatcgtggatcagttttctttgtgcaaaatgcaaatatttactaaaacaacaatttcgattttcaattttacattaacATGTTTCACTCAGAGCAGTTATTCAAACTTGGAGCACATCTTATTATTTTAGAGCAACggaacatccgctgtgacgtggtgCCGCATTAAttgtgcgattaaaaaaaaaatgtatcgagttaaaattattttaaattaatggtgataatCACGCGTTAAACTGACTGcactaaaaataatacaaagaaaataaatgtggcAAAAGATAATGACCACTTTAGTCTCCTGAAATATTTTTTACCTTTCCCCCTAGATGGACAAGCAAATCATATGCGTCGCGAATCAAAACGGCTCTGAGGCCGACTGCGAGGTCGGCAACCCATTTAAGCGGGGATCCCAGGTACAAAGTTATGCATTAAAATCCTTCCGCAGCACTTTTGAAGCTTTTGTCGTCTTGGCGTTTGAAATAAGAAAGGCTCTTCTGATAAAGGTGACATTTTACATCATCCTGAGCACCGCGGCGATGACACTGGAGACCGCAGAGATTGATATCGACCTGCAGCTCCAAACGTAACGACTACAAGCTCACCCTCAGCTCTTCCCctcattgtatttttaattgatgtttcccccccccccccccacacacacttttctttcTATTCAGAACCAGCGTACAAAATTTGGCCCAAGTGAGAGTCAAAGCCAAAGTGATGATTGAATTGCCCTTGTCGGTGACTGGGTATGTTTGTGTCCGTCCGCAAGAGCGTACATGTGAACAAGAATGTGCTACTAATGCATGTTAGTAGGTCGTGATTTACTTTGGCTCGTCTCCTTCAGGGAGGCCCATCCTCATCGGGTTTCGTTTGGCGGAGTTGTGAGGGGAGAGAGCGCCATGAAGACCGAAGAGGAGATTGGCAGTTTGGTCAATTACACATTCAGAGTATGTTGATGTGACTCGCGTTCTCCCGGGGACACCATTTGCTAGACAACGCCTGCTAAATGTTAACAAATTGACTGTTTATGCCAAAAATGTTGTTGTCCCCGCCCCCTTCTCTCAGATCAACAACTTGTGGGACGCTTCCATCAAATCGTCGCTGCACATCCAGTGGCCCAAATCCAACAACAATGGCAAATGGCTTTTGTACCTGGTGAAAGTGAACGCTAACGAAGGCCCGCGCGATGTCATTTGCACACCAGAGTTTGAGATCAATCCTTTAAAACACATCCAGGTACAATTGAATCCAGAGACCACTCGGACCCTAAAATACGATTGCTTCCTTGCCGTTTTCATAAGAATCGATGTGCTTTCAGGAGAGTTCTGCGTTCAGGACAAAGCGGGAAATTTCACCgaaaaaaacaagaggaaaGAATTGCTCGCTGTCAGACAAAAATAGGAGTTTGGtgagctttttttcctttttttttgctgtctcaAATTGATGCACACAGCACAAGCAATCTATGAAGTTTGCTTTAAAGGAGAActcgagtaaaaaaaataaaaaaatctttgcaatAATATGTCCTGTGTGCTAGTTCAAACATGttttctgattaatattatTTGTGGACTAAGAATTAAGGAAATGAATCCATCATTATCAATCTCAAGGAACTGATATTCTGTCCTGTCCTGCCCTTTGCAATACGAGCCCGAGGGCACCTTGACATCATTTACAAAGTAGCGGCCAGCAAAGGACTTGGTGGAatcttattccacaaatgcaatattaattgcAAAACTGTGTATAGACTCTTGGGGGAAGATAGAACAGAAGTattgcaaaaaaatgtttgacttgactttccttTTCAGGAGGTCTTAACACACGCTTTCCTTTTCAGGCATGTGGGAAAGATTTGCAGTGTGTGCTGCTTAAGTGCCCCCTGCAGGGACTCGACGGGTCGACAGTGAAACTCAGAGCTCGTCTGTGGAACTCAACCTTTCTGGAGGTACCATAGAACTATTTTTCGCATCATTATAAATTCTTCCTATAGTCGGTGAAATGCAGATCTACATCAAGGGGAGCTCAAGGCAAAGATTTTTTTCGAAGTCGATAGCAGTGAGCCCGGAGGAACATTTTGATCTAGATTTATAGCACCACATTATGGGTTAAATGTTGCCCATTCAGCATCCATTGTCAACCCTTCTCAAGTTTCCTTATTTAGTTTCCAGTCTTTTTCCAGGTTGGATTTGGGATTTCTTGGCCTACTTTCCCTTCGAGCCTTtctatttgtactttgttacttcaCACCACTGATGAAATCATACTCACCCAGTTTGGTCTTAACACAGGATTACACTTCGCTTTCGTCCCTGGACATCATTGTGAGGGCTTCGCTGGTGCTCCACACTCAGTCCACAAACATGATCCTGCAAACTCCTGACACTGACGTAAGGCACAAGATGTCAGGTGGGATAGCTTGTGACATCTgcaatcatgatttttttttcatcagtagTGTGTGTTGTTGGCAGGTGAAGCTTACAGTGTTCCCTGAGAGTGCGGTAGCCCAGTATGGTGGCGTCCCCTGGTGGATCATCATCGTAGCTGTTCTGGCAGGGATCTTGATTTTGGCATTGTTGGTCTGTCTGCTGTGGAAGGTGAGTGGAAAGCATTCagtcaaagaaggaaaaaaggaaaaaggagcTGAGACGGGGATGCACTGCCCAATGAAAAGCATGTACAGTAAGATTTCtgtaggcataaaaagcaggattacagtGGATGGCATTCAACCACACCGGTCAACAGTAAactttaatcagagatggctttaggTGTCCCTGAACGTATTGTTAacgctgatttttaaaatttgttttcaagTTGGCCTATAAAAGTTTGCACAACATTTGaccataaaaaaaattccacctgttgctgaactgaacccattcatccatccattttctccctCTTATCCAGGGTCGAGTCGTGGgatgaacctaacccttaattcataaatattactacattacatattattttgaaaacctgggaaaaaaagtgaaaatgtggaATTGGCACGATAAATTAATTcagaaaagtttacttgcataTCTGatgtaattttattattattatttttttttttataaaaatgtgTTCACCAGTGTAGTTTCAACAAAAACTAAAGTGTTGCTTTTGACTTCCTGTTGTTCTTTCAAATGTGCAGATTCATCTAGTGGTCAATATTGGAATTACATCCTAAATTGACAACAGTTCTACCAAAATtcatcccaaaaaataaaaaaagtggaagCGTGAACCGTGAAACAGTGACGGATTGGGCTTTGCTgtgttgtcaattttttttaagttgttctTTTGATCTAAAACACAAAGAACACTTTGTATTTGGTTCCCagataacaacaaacaaacaaaatcaacaaaatgcTGAGACTCATGCTTTGCATTGgacagtctcttttttttcataccgggtgaatatttattttactcGAGGTACTTTTGTGATTGTTTATTGATCACCCttgctccccccacccccgcctttCCTTCAGTGTGGTTTCTTCAAGAGAGCGTCCAAAGACCAGTATGATGCGGCCTATCACAAGGCTGAGATCCATGTTCAGCCTTCTGACAAAGACAAGCTCTCTGCTGAGGCCTGATTTTAAGCTCTGAACAGGTTCAAAACCAAGCAAAAAATACCCCCCCATAAATAAATTGAGCATGTGCAGCAACTAATGAACTGACTTcagcagctttattggaagcGCAGAAGTAGAGCCGGCCCAAGGCGTAAAACCACTAAACACCTTCTGAACCAACTGACCACTGGGGGGACCCCAAAGAGCAATTAACAGTCAACAAATCCTAAAGTTGtattttggattctttttttgcATGGCTATTGAAGAAGTTTactgcccaaaaaaaatccgctagcttaatgctaacacataattggCGATGCAAATTAGGCTTACAATTAGCGTCGGTGTTGCGACGTTATAACCCTTAAAGTGACAGATATTTGAACAGAAGCAGTGGAGCAACCCGCAAAAATAAGACTACTCccattctttatcttctgcgaaTAATGACTAATATTACTAAGACCAAGACCGTCTCCATGTACACTTTTCTGCATGTAGGtgacattttattgatttttgagatgatttacatttagatttgatttggaattttgttttcatgtatcCAAATAATTTGACTTGTTCTTGAACTTTGTAGCTTGGGACCGGCTCTGCACATATTTAACCCGACACAGATTGCACTCAACCAAAACAAATTGCTCTTGTGCGACACTTCCGTCACAAGATCATCGTTGTTGTGTAATTGTGTGCTCTGCAGGTGCTTTGGCTGACATCGGCTTGGCTTTTGAAAACGCGCACAACGCATGCTTAACTGTCTTTTTGCATAGCTAGCTCAACAATTacatgtttttatgtgtgtgttttttaattccTCTGTTTGTCTATCCAGTGTGGCTTTTTCAAACGCTCCAAGCAGGAGAACGCCATTCCTCAGTATCATGCCGTGCGGATCCGGAAGGATTCTTCTCACTACGAAGACGGCAAAGTCAAGTTGGATGCTTTTGAGAAGAAGCCGTGGATGACAATGTGGGTTGACAATGAAAGTTACTCCTGAGTCAGGGACAACAAATTGGTCCGGATGTGGACTAGAATGCACAATCAAATGACGATCCAATACAAGAGTCGAGTTCTACGTTAACAAAGACAATAAATAATACTCAATTATCTTTGTCAAGGCAGAAATTTTAATACGGCTCGTTGTAATGGATGTCCAAGCCTTTGCGATGTCAAATATCTTTCTTCATGCGCTCACCAGGAATCGTTAGTCTTTCTACACCGCACAAATGAGTTTTCGACATGGATTTGTAACTTTTGTAGATATGTTTTATGcacattgtatatttattttttgataaaTCATGTTTGATGGAGCCAAAGATATTTAGTCCTTTGTGTGAAATAGTCTAAcgtacatttgaaaatgaactaCTGATCCGATGTAGTGGTACTGTCTTAAAATGTTgcagaatttaaaagaaaatgcacAGGTGGGACACTTGActttttgtatgtattgtattaaagtacttttgtaaaaaaatatttttaaacatcaagCATCACCGGCGACTCACCTCTGAATACATGTTTGCGTGTTTAAAATTTATAAGGTAGCATAGTCACTGAAAAAGTCATTCTTCATGTGAAACTCAAAGGACGTAGCAAAATGTCCCGAATTAGATTATCTCGTCATGTAAATGTTAAATTGTCAAGtggaataaaaaatatttttcaaaataggactttgcgctattttattttttgcattgacgATGCTTTACCTACATATGCTCAACACATTTACACATGCTAAAATTATGCCGGTAAATTCACAAGTCAGCCCGAATACAGTTCACAGCCTGACGATGTAGTGATTCACTCACCTGATGACTGTCCAACGCCAGTGTTAATGCTTGCAGTTCTCCATCTACCCGGTAATTTGATTTGTGAATGTGTTTGTAACATAACATCCTGTAAGTGActgaactatttttttaatcaatttattttattcatccaaAAATATCTTATTAAAACATTGATTTGATATTTGGAACATTGACACAAGGAGAGATATGGtcttagaaaaaaacaaactgttgaAAATCAAGCGTCCTGGATGAtacctgacaaaaaaaaggaaacgtcAATAATGATGAACACTACTGCCTAcaaaggcaaaaatattttgacaataaatgctgaaaagtgttttttttttttttttgtggggtcagTCAAACGCTAAACGAAAGGTCTTCTCCTGCTCTTTGCGTTGGTTGTCACACAGTTTGGACACCTCCTCCACTCGTCTCTGCAGGAGAACCGAATTCTGGTCGATCCACTGCAGGGAATCCATGTGGGCATTGAGGATTTTGCAGATTTGTTGAAGCTGACGAAGGAAAAATGAGATGTTAAGTGTAGGCTcacaaaatgtgatttcttttGTTCCGACAAAGTGAATCAGTGAGACGCTGTGATTTGTCATTCtcgtagaggataaagaatacatgcccaTGGGCattgttatattattatttttttaaattattattattaaaaacccAGCGGCAAGCGATGCATTTCAGATGCTGGCCTCCActttggggagggggaaaaaatccaatTTACTTTGAATAACATTTGCATAATTTCCATTTCAACTGCCCAATGAAAATTTTGCCTAGAAATGTTGCAACCCGAGTTAGGAGGACTGAGGTGTTTACTTGAGGCCATCTTACCGGGTCGCTGGTGTCGGCCGGGCCGCTGGACGTATTGAGGTGCTCGATGATCTCCTTCAGGTCCTGCGACATCCTCTTGAGCTGCGCGTCCACGTTCTCCGCCAGCTTGTACGTCCTCTCGCGCTCCTCGTCGGCATTCTGCATGTAGATGGTGCCGCTCTGCTCCTTCACCGACTCCTCCAGCGGGCACAGCAAGTCCTCCAGCTCCTTCTGTTGGGACAGGATGAAATCCAGCTCCTGGTTGAGCCTCCTCTGGTCCAGCTTCACCTTCTCCATCTCCTTGTGAAGGGACGTGATCTTCTCGCCGTTTTCCACCAGCATGCGGTCCCACGCGTTGACCTGAGTGGCTTGCTGGAGGAAATATCTCTCTTGGTCTTCCAGTTCCAGGCTCCACTTGTTTATGAGGCCCTCCAGCTGGGCGTAGGTCATCACGGCAGGAGCGGCGGTGGTTGGCAGGGTGGTGGCTACAGTAGCTGCGGTCGTGGTGATGACCGGTTTGAGCCCCAGAGAGAAAGCCGATGTGGTGGTCGCGGCCGGGGCGATGGAGGGCGCGGCGGCGCTAGAGGTCACTGCTCCTAGAGGTTTAAGCGTAAAGGACAGGCCTCCGCTGGCTGCGGTGGTCGTTGCAGCGGGAGCCGCAGCTGGCGTCGCAGTGGCACCGAAAGTAAAACCAGAACCCATCGCAGTGGCAGTTGATGTCGTTggggtcgagaacagagacggaGCCACCTGGGTCACTGCAGGGGGAGCTGGAGTTGATGAGGGTTTAATTCCCAGGCTGAAACCTCCAGCCTGTGGAGCTGAAGCTACCGTTGTGGAGGTGGTCTGGGCTCCCAGTGTGAGGCTTGGAGCGGCACTTGAACCAAAAGAGAAGCCGCCCCCCGGCACGTTTGTTGTGGCTGCCGCTGGGGCGACTTGTTGTACCTTGCTTCCACCGAAGCTGAAACCTCCAAATGCGAGGCCTCCGGGTGCACTTGTAgtcggtgctgctgctgctaatgCTGCTGCCGGCTGGGTTTGAGCTGGGGCTTGGGTTGCCGTCCCGAAAGAGAATCCTCCCCCCGCAGGTGCAGTCAAACCCGAGCCCAGGCTGAAACCAGACGACGAAGTCGCGGGTGTCGCTATGGAGCCCAAAGTGAGACCTGCAGTCGGGGCGGGTTGAGAAGTGGAACCCAGGCTGAATGTAGTGGGGTTGGGAGTCCCGAACGTGAGGCTCCCGGTGGCAGTGGTGGTCTTAACTGGGGTGCCGAAGCTAAAACCGCCGCTCGGGTTACTACTCGCGGCGGTCTGCGCGGACGATCCGAAAgagaagccgccgccgccgctgcttccGGCGGCTGCGGGAGTGGACGTTGTCAGGCCGAAGCTCGCGGTGGGTACCGCTGGAGCTGTGGTCTTTGCGGCGCCGAAAGAAAAGCCCGCGGAAGGCTGACCGAAGTTGAAGCCGCCACTCATGGTCACTCACCGGACGATGGCGGATGACAAAATGGTTCACGCACCTCGCTGGATTTTTGGCGGGTCGCCGGTGCAACTTGCTGCAAGTTGAGTCCGATGGTGTCGAATGCGCCTCCTACACGGCGGAACTTGTCTCAAATAGATCACGGGTTAGTTGTCATTACAATAACGAGCGGCGAACACAAACTAGTTGCACATCACTGTCAAAAAACGTGGCTTCAAAATTCGTTTCATCGTCACACAGGAGAGGCATGCTATTGCTAGCGGAAGTGACGATATTATGACCGGTTCCGGGGTTCTTTTTGCTTCTTGGTCAGGTTGTTTGTCGTTTTCGACCTTTTTTAGTAACCACTGTTTTTGTGCAGATATTTTTATGTATGTAACTCGATTGAGCTGTATGTACCTCGATTAACGTCGTTTGATTATATATTCGATATGCCTGATATTCATGTAATACTACGCGGTTTCTCTTCATTAGAAGAATCTTCTAATGATTAGAAGACAATGGTTTGGTACGGCTACGTGGACCTTAAGAAAGACTAAATCAGAACCACAGTGCAAAGTCTTCGGCATAT
This window contains:
- the itga6a gene encoding integrin alpha-6 isoform X1, translating into MLLRGGVCVVLFSLLNAPFAPAFNLDTNHVIRKGGEPGSLFGFSLAMHRQLNPDKRMLLIGAPRARALGKQNANVTGGLYKCDMNLSPDCERVLFDSEEDIQVENKENQWMGVTVQSQGPGGKIVTCAHRYQRRMFVNTPQEARDITGRCYVLSQDLTIDESSDEDGGNWNFCDGRARGHEMFGSCQQGLAATFTKDYHYLVFGAPGAYNWKGIVRVEQKNNTLLEMGVYDDGPYEVGDELVLNPELVPVPANSYLGFSLDSGHSITRRRGLTVVAGAPRANHSGAVLLLRKEKQGSNRLAVDHTLLGPGLASSFGYDVAVADLNGDGWQDIVVGAPQFYMKDKDVGGAAYVYINQAGRWPGGAPVRLNGTRDSMFGLAVENIGDVNQDSYQDIAIGAPYDDGGAGMVYIYHGSARGISTRPAQIISGKDYNIRLFGYSLAGNMDLDGNSYPDLAVGSLSDSALIYRARPVISIHQKVKISPREIDLTIKNCGNNICFTVDSCFSYKANPASYNPRITLGYSVEADGMRRKQGLVSRVVFLNKSDSETEHQFNGTVDLRGQKQETCIKIKAKLKDNIKDKMRSIPIEVSAHIVGTKRQKAKSGLPPLMPILDSSQSNKETVEVNFVKEGCGSDHVCRSNLMMDYKLLYKQSNQDIYSPLPTRDNVSVFHLTYERKDLALRLTVSNMNGDDAYEAKLMGSFPDTLSYSGVRSHRTTMDKQIICVANQNGSEADCEVGNPFKRGSQVTFYIILSTAAMTLETAEIDIDLQLQTTSVQNLAQVRVKAKVMIELPLSVTGEAHPHRVSFGGVVRGESAMKTEEEIGSLVNYTFRINNLWDASIKSSLHIQWPKSNNNGKWLLYLVKVNANEGPRDVICTPEFEINPLKHIQESSAFRTKREISPKKTRGKNCSLSDKNRSLACGKDLQCVLLKCPLQGLDGSTVKLRARLWNSTFLEDYTSLSSLDIIVRASLVLHTQSTNMILQTPDTDVKLTVFPESAVAQYGGVPWWIIIVAVLAGILILALLVCLLWKVSGKHSVKEGKKEKGAETGMHCPMKSMYSKISVGIKSRITVDGIQPHRSTVNFNQRWL
- the itga6a gene encoding integrin alpha-6 isoform X3; protein product: MLLRGGVCVVLFSLLNAPFAPAFNLDTNHVIRKGGEPGSLFGFSLAMHRQLNPDKRMLLIGAPRARALGKQNANVTGGLYKCDMNLSPDCERVLFDSEEDIQVENKENQWMGVTVQSQGPGGKIVEARDITGRCYVLSQDLTIDESSDEDGGNWNFCDGRARGHEMFGSCQQGLAATFTKDYHYLVFGAPGAYNWKGIVRVEQKNNTLLEMGVYDDGPYEVGDELVLNPELVPVPANSYLGFSLDSGHSITRRRGLTVVAGAPRANHSGAVLLLRKEKQGSNRLAVDHTLLGPGLASSFGYDVAVADLNGDGWQDIVVGAPQFYMKDKDVGGAAYVYINQAGRWPGGAPVRLNGTRDSMFGLAVENIGDVNQDSYQDIAIGAPYDDGGAGMVYIYHGSARGISTRPAQIISGKDYNIRLFGYSLAGNMDLDGNSYPDLAVGSLSDSALIYRARPVISIHQKVKISPREIDLTIKNCGNNICFTVDSCFSYKANPASYNPRITLGYSVEADGMRRKQGLVSRVVFLNKSDSETEHQFNGTVDLRGQKQETCIKIKAKLKDNIKDKMRSIPIEVSAHIVGTKRQKAKSGLPPLMPILDSSQSNKETVEVNFVKEGCGSDHVCRSNLMMDYKLLYKQSNQDIYSPLPTRDNVSVFHLTYERKDLALRLTVSNMNGDDAYEAKLMGSFPDTLSYSGVRSHRTTMDKQIICVANQNGSEADCEVGNPFKRGSQVTFYIILSTAAMTLETAEIDIDLQLQTTSVQNLAQVRVKAKVMIELPLSVTGEAHPHRVSFGGVVRGESAMKTEEEIGSLVNYTFRINNLWDASIKSSLHIQWPKSNNNGKWLLYLVKVNANEGPRDVICTPEFEINPLKHIQESSAFRTKREISPKKTRGKNCSLSDKNRSLACGKDLQCVLLKCPLQGLDGSTVKLRARLWNSTFLEDYTSLSSLDIIVRASLVLHTQSTNMILQTPDTDVKLTVFPESAVAQYGGVPWWIIIVAVLAGILILALLVCLLWKVSGKHSVKEGKKEKGAETGMHCPMKSMYSKISVGIKSRITVDGIQPHRSTVNFNQRWL